One window from the genome of Bacillus weihaiensis encodes:
- a CDS encoding YecA family protein: MIKNRENETALIKIGTDEAILGVEKYFGDESAAAYSATEVVSKLLSPLSEEVLLRQFDKVTDITIKTLIASALCSQLSTRAIPILEDFTKENYAHSLLNLKEDFYACCIINQIDHPKLSEWKQELSEDLLQREGKNNLFSLFSKPAKSEKVGRNEPCPCGSGKKYKKCCG, encoded by the coding sequence ATGATAAAAAATCGTGAAAATGAAACTGCACTTATTAAAATAGGGACCGATGAAGCCATCCTAGGAGTAGAGAAATATTTCGGGGATGAAAGTGCTGCCGCCTATTCAGCTACGGAGGTAGTAAGCAAGCTATTATCTCCCCTTTCTGAGGAAGTGTTATTGCGCCAATTTGATAAAGTAACCGATATTACAATAAAAACCCTGATCGCATCAGCATTATGTTCACAGCTTTCAACTAGAGCTATTCCTATACTAGAGGATTTTACGAAAGAAAATTATGCCCATTCTTTACTTAATTTGAAAGAAGACTTCTATGCTTGCTGCATCATTAATCAGATTGACCACCCAAAACTAAGCGAGTGGAAACAAGAATTAAGTGAAGACCTACTTCAGAGAGAGGGAAAAAATAACCTATTTAGCCTATTCTCAAAACCAGCTAAGTCGGAGAAGGTTGGTCGAAATGAACCTTGTCCGTGTGGAAGTGGAAAGAAATATAAGAAGTGTTGTGGTTGA
- a CDS encoding DUF5381 family protein: MLNIKKTGETLNIKGSKFMYAWMTLVIFGGVFSSLFLIKQGLLFESNYSLIYLGGGVVFLPIMLYLTLWILPGFMPGKVLLSIVPKENGVVKYKNKMFLIKDIRNIDLIRNPLNLINDIVIESFDGKKLKIRTYNLIDELDYEVMVDKYIYPYMTDNAKKVWDRKVNLELLHEEVKYVREDQ, from the coding sequence TTGCTAAACATAAAGAAAACAGGTGAAACCCTTAATATCAAAGGCTCAAAATTCATGTACGCTTGGATGACACTTGTTATTTTCGGTGGTGTGTTTAGTAGTTTATTTTTAATAAAACAAGGTCTCTTATTTGAATCAAATTATTCTCTTATCTACCTAGGTGGGGGTGTTGTGTTTCTACCCATCATGCTTTACTTAACGCTATGGATCTTACCAGGATTCATGCCAGGTAAAGTTCTGTTATCAATTGTCCCAAAGGAAAATGGGGTAGTGAAGTATAAGAATAAAATGTTCTTGATTAAAGATATCCGGAACATCGACTTAATAAGAAATCCGTTAAATCTGATTAATGATATTGTCATAGAATCATTTGATGGCAAAAAGTTAAAGATTCGAACCTATAATTTAATTGATGAATTAGATTATGAGGTTATGGTAGATAAATACATCTATCCATATATGACAGATAACGCAAAGAAGGTTTGGGATCGAAAGGTTAATCTGGAGCTGTTGCATGAAGAGGTAAAATACGTACGTGAGGATCAATAA
- a CDS encoding DUF5381 family protein translates to MLNIKKNGEFLHIKGSKFMYAWMTVFVFGSLSACIFLIGEGFSFQSNYSLIYLGTGIAFLPYMSYLAIWFLPGFKIGKILFSVVPKENGIVIYKNRKVLIKDIRTIDLVRNPLNLINDIVIESLDGEKLKIRTYNLLDDIDYDIVVDRYIYPYLTEDAQEVWNRKVNLEKLQRIAKYERSG, encoded by the coding sequence ATGCTAAACATTAAGAAAAACGGCGAGTTTCTTCATATTAAAGGTTCTAAATTTATGTATGCTTGGATGACTGTATTTGTTTTTGGTAGTTTGTCCGCATGTATATTTTTAATAGGAGAAGGCTTTTCGTTCCAGTCAAATTATTCTCTTATATACCTAGGCACAGGAATTGCTTTTTTACCATATATGAGCTACTTAGCTATCTGGTTTTTGCCGGGATTTAAGATAGGGAAGATTCTATTTTCAGTCGTTCCAAAAGAAAATGGCATTGTGATATATAAAAATAGAAAAGTCTTAATAAAAGATATTCGAACCATTGATTTAGTGAGAAATCCGTTAAATCTAATTAACGACATTGTTATAGAATCTTTAGACGGCGAAAAATTAAAGATTCGTACATATAACCTTCTTGATGACATAGATTATGACATTGTAGTAGATAGATATATTTATCCCTATTTAACTGAGGATGCACAGGAAGTTTGGAATCGGAAGGTTAATCTTGAAAAGTTGCAGAGAATTGCGAAGTATGAGAGAAGTGGGTGA
- a CDS encoding ABC transporter substrate-binding protein, which translates to MFKKSGHYLFLCFMISILVLGGCQGSSTSGSTTNTEGTSSKEGNEVKELAVAARAGAMADALKAIVPAYKEETGIAINVVDMPYDNLKETIVLDIQNKGGAYDLVMMDDPWMPEFGEGNMLVELDSYFEDGLDEDFIENGVALGKHPYNTGKLIALPFIGNVQMFYYRSDLLDKYKLNAPTTWDDVVENAKEIVDKEPDTYGYAVRGQRGNPIVSDYLPLFWGYGGEVFNENMEAQVNSQAGIEAMNTYLDLKELSPKGVETFDSDQIATALTQGQIGMTIAWPSWVSQVDNAESSKVVGKIEFSAIPGQDGNASAMIGNWMLGIPQSSKKVNAAVDFMKWVTSKEIQKEMAKQGGGAPTRESLYNDEELIKMYRHYPAQLEALVNSVARPRTPKWSQIEDTWGMYLSQILVGQLEVEDGLNKANDEIQRILDR; encoded by the coding sequence ATGTTTAAAAAAAGTGGTCACTATTTATTTTTATGTTTTATGATAAGTATCCTTGTACTTGGAGGTTGCCAAGGTTCAAGTACAAGTGGTTCAACAACCAATACAGAAGGTACTAGCTCTAAAGAAGGGAATGAGGTTAAGGAGTTAGCGGTTGCCGCTCGGGCCGGTGCAATGGCAGATGCGTTAAAGGCGATTGTTCCAGCATATAAAGAAGAAACAGGTATCGCAATTAATGTTGTAGATATGCCTTATGATAATTTAAAAGAAACCATCGTTCTTGATATACAAAATAAAGGTGGAGCTTATGATTTAGTTATGATGGATGACCCTTGGATGCCTGAGTTTGGAGAGGGAAATATGTTAGTTGAACTAGATTCTTATTTTGAAGATGGTCTTGATGAAGATTTTATTGAAAATGGTGTAGCGTTAGGAAAGCATCCATATAACACAGGTAAACTAATCGCTTTACCCTTTATAGGTAATGTACAAATGTTCTATTATCGCAGTGATTTACTAGATAAATATAAGTTGAATGCTCCTACAACATGGGATGATGTTGTTGAGAATGCAAAAGAAATCGTGGATAAGGAACCTGATACGTACGGATATGCAGTTCGAGGGCAAAGAGGTAATCCAATCGTTTCAGACTATTTACCATTGTTCTGGGGATATGGTGGAGAAGTATTTAATGAAAATATGGAAGCTCAAGTAAATTCTCAAGCAGGAATAGAAGCGATGAATACCTATTTAGACCTAAAAGAATTAAGCCCAAAAGGTGTTGAAACCTTTGATTCAGATCAAATCGCTACCGCCTTGACACAAGGACAAATTGGCATGACGATTGCGTGGCCTTCATGGGTTTCTCAAGTAGATAATGCCGAAAGCTCTAAAGTAGTTGGAAAGATTGAATTTTCAGCGATTCCAGGTCAGGATGGAAATGCGTCAGCTATGATAGGGAACTGGATGCTAGGAATCCCTCAATCTTCAAAAAAAGTGAATGCAGCAGTTGATTTTATGAAATGGGTGACAAGCAAAGAGATTCAAAAAGAAATGGCGAAGCAAGGTGGCGGAGCACCAACACGTGAGAGCTTATACAATGATGAAGAGTTAATTAAGATGTATCGTCATTATCCAGCACAACTAGAAGCTCTTGTAAATTCAGTTGCACGACCTAGAACACCAAAATGGAGTCAAATCGAGGATACATGGGGAATGTATCTATCACAAATATTAGTTGGTCAATTAGAGGTTGAAGATGGATTAAATAAGGCCAATGATGAAATTCAAAGAATTCTAGATAGATAG
- a CDS encoding inositol monophosphatase family protein: protein MSTLLSEEKIVPFVEALIVEAGDKIRKRINESTSYEMKKNFADLVTAVDQDLELFLIKELQNRFPSHYYLTEETNPTQTVEKDSNDQFIWVIDPIDGTMNFVHGFNRYAISIALCKGEEIILGFILDVNNNTLYSAIKGAGAFCQGERIQVSNTSSINNSLLALGFSAEQWEQKIDVVSIMTAIAGAARGIRITGSSCLDLADVATGKLDSFFHYGLAPWDMAAGSLLVQEANGICTGMKGEPNFIKSNGILVTNGHLHHPYIELMSRHV from the coding sequence TTGTCTACTTTGTTGTCTGAAGAGAAGATTGTACCATTTGTCGAAGCCTTGATTGTTGAAGCAGGTGATAAAATTCGGAAGAGGATAAACGAAAGTACATCTTATGAGATGAAAAAAAATTTTGCAGACCTAGTCACAGCAGTTGATCAAGATTTAGAACTGTTTTTAATTAAAGAATTACAAAATAGATTCCCATCTCACTATTATTTAACAGAGGAAACTAATCCCACTCAAACAGTAGAAAAAGATTCTAACGATCAGTTTATCTGGGTGATTGATCCAATAGATGGTACCATGAATTTTGTTCACGGTTTCAATAGGTATGCCATATCGATAGCATTGTGTAAAGGGGAAGAAATTATTCTTGGATTTATCTTAGATGTAAATAATAACACCCTATACTCAGCAATAAAGGGCGCAGGTGCTTTTTGTCAAGGAGAAAGAATCCAAGTATCTAACACATCATCTATTAATAACAGTCTATTAGCACTAGGGTTTTCAGCTGAGCAATGGGAGCAAAAGATAGATGTTGTTTCAATAATGACAGCCATAGCAGGGGCTGCCAGAGGGATAAGAATAACCGGATCTTCATGTTTAGATCTTGCTGATGTTGCAACGGGAAAGTTAGATAGCTTTTTTCATTATGGATTAGCCCCCTGGGATATGGCGGCAGGGTCATTACTTGTTCAAGAGGCTAATGGAATATGTACAGGAATGAAAGGAGAACCCAACTTTATTAAAAGTAACGGGATTCTTGTAACAAATGGCCATTTACATCATCCTTATATCGAGTTAATGTCTAGACATGTATAG
- a CDS encoding GntR family transcriptional regulator gives MKPSYQLIMQELKELIAKGQLRVGEKLPSEIEMAKTFNVSRETFRSAVKILEQEGHLLVKRGVGTFVVQPLPNIPNRIEQLSSVTSMIKSAGLKEGEQKEFVKIEECEPDWAEALNINVGEPVVIIERTRTANGEPVVVSKNIIPESVAGKDMVDEEEIGSLFHYLETKNKMQITCADTELIIPLHTDKQCQKLLVRPETTVIMMRQIHYHADNTPVLYSMDYFRNDIFKFWVRRVRE, from the coding sequence ATGAAACCGAGTTATCAATTAATTATGCAAGAATTAAAGGAGTTAATTGCAAAGGGACAATTAAGGGTTGGGGAAAAGCTTCCATCTGAAATTGAGATGGCCAAAACCTTTAATGTTTCTAGGGAAACCTTTCGCTCTGCAGTGAAAATTCTAGAGCAGGAAGGACACTTATTAGTTAAGAGAGGAGTAGGTACCTTCGTAGTACAACCACTACCAAATATACCCAATAGAATTGAACAGCTAAGTAGCGTCACATCCATGATAAAATCTGCTGGTCTTAAAGAAGGGGAACAAAAGGAATTTGTTAAAATTGAAGAATGTGAGCCAGATTGGGCTGAAGCACTTAATATAAATGTAGGGGAACCGGTTGTGATAATTGAAAGAACCCGTACAGCAAATGGAGAGCCTGTTGTTGTATCGAAGAATATTATCCCTGAATCAGTCGCCGGTAAGGATATGGTGGATGAAGAAGAAATTGGTTCACTCTTTCATTATCTTGAAACAAAAAATAAAATGCAAATAACATGTGCAGATACTGAATTAATTATCCCACTTCATACAGATAAACAATGCCAGAAGCTTCTTGTTAGACCTGAAACAACCGTTATCATGATGAGACAGATTCACTATCATGCGGATAATACACCTGTACTTTATTCTATGGATTATTTTAGAAATGACATATTCAAATTCTGGGTGAGAAGGGTGAGAGAATAA
- a CDS encoding carbohydrate ABC transporter permease: MYKSHRMTFLFLLPAIIIFLLFTVYPLLYALFTSFFDLNYLKGDRFFLGLENYKNVLSDQVFWVAVRNTVLFVLIAVTLEVIVGVIVALLFNVQFKGISIIRSIVLLPMLLPPITVALTWKMMYEYDYGVINYILTSLGLPAIEWLSSPSWAMISIIITDVWQWTPFVFLIILASLQGIPKELYESAQVNGANAWQCTRFVTLPLIKPAIFLVLLLRTIETFQVFEKMYVLTGGGPGNATETITFYIYRYGFKYFETGYATAATIIMVGIIVILSLGYIYRVMQSVQFSK; encoded by the coding sequence ATGTATAAAAGTCATAGAATGACCTTTTTATTTTTATTGCCTGCTATAATAATCTTTTTACTTTTCACAGTTTATCCTTTACTTTACGCATTGTTCACAAGCTTTTTTGACCTAAATTATCTAAAGGGAGACCGTTTTTTCCTTGGTCTAGAAAATTATAAAAACGTACTTTCAGATCAAGTTTTTTGGGTAGCTGTGAGGAATACAGTTTTATTTGTTTTAATTGCCGTTACACTAGAAGTGATAGTAGGTGTGATCGTTGCTTTATTGTTTAATGTACAATTTAAGGGTATAAGTATTATTCGTTCAATCGTACTTTTACCAATGTTATTACCACCTATTACTGTAGCCTTAACATGGAAAATGATGTATGAATATGATTATGGCGTTATTAATTATATCCTTACCTCATTAGGTCTTCCTGCAATTGAATGGCTTAGCTCTCCTTCATGGGCTATGATTTCCATCATCATAACAGATGTATGGCAATGGACTCCCTTTGTTTTTTTAATCATCTTAGCATCTTTGCAAGGAATCCCTAAAGAATTATATGAAAGTGCTCAGGTAAATGGAGCGAATGCATGGCAGTGTACTAGATTTGTAACATTACCCTTGATAAAACCGGCCATTTTTCTTGTTTTATTACTTAGAACTATCGAAACATTTCAAGTCTTTGAGAAGATGTATGTATTAACTGGCGGAGGGCCAGGGAATGCGACAGAAACCATCACCTTTTATATTTATCGTTATGGCTTTAAATACTTTGAAACCGGTTATGCCACCGCTGCAACAATCATCATGGTCGGGATCATAGTCATTTTGTCTCTTGGGTATATTTATCGTGTTATGCAATCTGTCCAATTTTCAAAATAG
- a CDS encoding carbohydrate ABC transporter permease — translation MQLSVKRNVSQFIKEIGLFRTIGIIIVIIWSLFPIYWMANNSFKDRVEQFSSPPSFFPHNITLGNYIQLLGEMKFHHILMNSFIVAFVSTVIAVSIACLAAYSLSRFRFKGKRILLCWILMTRVFPPVTFVIPLYTMMGQAGLLNTRTALVLAYIVFNLPFAIWLLISFFNEIPTEMEESAMVDGATPFQSFIKVIIPLVIPGIGATAIFTFITAWNEFLFALIFIQTPDLSTAPVSLSSMITEYLVLWGPMSAGGILSIIPMIVFVLFMQKTLIKGLTMGAVKG, via the coding sequence ATGCAATTATCAGTAAAAAGAAATGTTTCACAGTTTATTAAGGAGATAGGATTGTTTAGAACGATCGGAATCATCATTGTTATCATTTGGTCGTTATTTCCAATTTATTGGATGGCTAATAACTCATTTAAAGATCGTGTTGAACAATTTTCATCACCTCCCTCATTTTTCCCACATAACATCACATTAGGAAACTACATACAATTACTTGGAGAAATGAAGTTTCATCATATTTTAATGAATAGTTTTATTGTTGCTTTCGTTTCAACCGTCATAGCCGTTTCCATTGCATGTTTAGCTGCATATAGTCTTTCGCGATTTCGCTTTAAAGGAAAAAGGATATTATTATGTTGGATTTTAATGACTAGAGTGTTTCCACCAGTTACTTTTGTTATCCCTTTGTATACGATGATGGGACAAGCTGGTCTTCTCAATACTAGAACAGCTCTTGTATTGGCTTATATTGTGTTTAATTTACCTTTTGCGATTTGGCTACTAATTAGTTTTTTTAATGAAATCCCTACTGAGATGGAGGAAAGTGCAATGGTTGATGGGGCTACACCATTTCAATCATTTATTAAAGTCATTATTCCTCTTGTTATTCCAGGGATAGGTGCAACCGCAATTTTTACGTTTATAACAGCGTGGAATGAATTTTTATTTGCCCTTATCTTTATCCAAACACCAGATTTATCAACTGCACCTGTTTCACTTTCGAGTATGATAACAGAATATTTAGTTTTATGGGGACCAATGAGTGCAGGAGGTATTTTATCCATCATTCCGATGATTGTCTTTGTTCTATTTATGCAAAAAACACTTATTAAGGGTCTTACAATGGGTGCTGTAAAAGGCTAA
- a CDS encoding ComEC/Rec2 family competence protein has translation MKVDGSTVATVDFLNVGFGECTIIHLAGEVSKTIIIDAGDSMESIYVKDPSRISLKEYIKINGIEVIDLLIITHPHPDHISGVTPIIDVVEIKEVWLHLLAPYQENQHSFEMLLGPLGRGLFSLGYLFEAFKQRNIPYEVIDNIRKLKYHNFDLIAFPPHIDQFINIQAQLDLLYKLEDETPVKNLASQIDRGLNETSLTVKIKINDCIILLTSDVKVERVEIMLESHETLSILQAPHHGDVNHLSDDFLKRYPPETIIVSAAYEGTYSLPSSNFDSFVKEHHPDGIIFYTGYNKDSGKKHRGLRVNLFKNSKFEVVDIE, from the coding sequence ATGAAAGTAGATGGCTCGACAGTAGCGACAGTGGATTTTCTTAATGTTGGTTTTGGAGAATGCACAATCATTCATCTAGCGGGAGAAGTGAGCAAAACAATTATTATTGATGCCGGAGATAGTATGGAATCTATTTATGTAAAGGATCCCTCGCGAATTTCTTTAAAAGAGTACATAAAAATCAATGGTATAGAGGTGATAGATTTACTTATCATTACTCATCCCCATCCCGATCATATTTCGGGTGTTACTCCTATTATAGATGTGGTCGAAATAAAGGAGGTTTGGCTCCATCTACTTGCTCCATACCAAGAAAATCAACACTCTTTTGAAATGCTTCTTGGTCCGTTAGGAAGGGGACTATTTTCTTTAGGCTATTTGTTTGAAGCATTCAAACAGAGGAATATTCCTTATGAGGTCATTGATAATATAAGAAAACTGAAGTATCACAATTTTGACTTGATTGCTTTTCCTCCTCATATAGACCAGTTCATTAACATCCAAGCGCAACTTGATTTGTTATATAAACTAGAGGATGAGACACCAGTAAAGAACTTAGCTAGTCAAATAGATAGGGGTTTAAATGAAACAAGTCTAACCGTGAAGATAAAAATAAATGATTGTATCATATTGCTCACATCTGATGTAAAAGTTGAGAGAGTTGAAATTATGCTTGAATCCCATGAGACTCTGAGCATTTTACAAGCACCCCACCATGGAGATGTCAATCATTTATCTGATGATTTTCTAAAAAGATATCCTCCCGAAACTATTATCGTTTCTGCGGCTTATGAAGGTACATATTCATTACCAAGTAGTAACTTTGATAGCTTTGTGAAAGAACATCACCCTGACGGAATCATTTTTTATACAGGATATAATAAAGATAGTGGAAAAAAACATAGAGGACTAAGAGTGAATTTATTTAAGAACAGCAAATTTGAAGTAGTAGACATTGAATAA